The Cupriavidus necator N-1 DNA window ACGGCAACGCGCTGCTGTCGGACGGCGAAATGGACGGGCATGGCATCGAATGCCCGCTGCACGCCGGGCTGTTCGATGTACGTAACGGGCGAGCCATGTGTGCGCCGCTGACCCGCGATGCCCGTTGCCATGCGGTGAAGGTCGAAGCCGGCGTGGTCTATGTTGCCGCGCCGGAGAAGTCATGAACGCTGTCGCTGACACGATTGCCATGTCCGCAGGCAACACCGCCCAGCCTCGCATCGCCGTGATCGGCACCGGCGGTACCTTTGCCATGCACGCCCGGCACCGCTTCGACTGGGTGGAATACGGCGAGAGTGGCGTGGTCCATCCCATTGAGAAGTTGCTGGATGATCTCGGCAGCCTTGGAGATGTGGCAGATGCGGTCGAACTGGTGCCGGTACCGTTCCGCGCCCTGGGCAGTACCGGCATCACGCAGGCGGACTGGCTGGCGCTGGCGCGCCTGATCGAGGACTCCGCGCGGCGCGATCCGGGCCTGGCCGGCTTTGTGATCACGCACGGCACCGCTACGCTGGAAGAGACCGCATGGTTCCTCGACCTGGCGCTCACGCTCGACCAGCCCATCGTGATCACGGGGGCGCAGCGTCCGGCGAATACCGCTGGCAGCGATGTGCCGGCCAACCTGCGGGCGGCGCTCGCGGTGGCGCAGTCCGGCGCGGCCCGCGGCGCCGGCGTGCTGGTCGTGATGGACGGGCATATCTTCGCCGCCCGGGACGTTACCAAGGCCGCCAGCTTCGATCTCAATGCCTTCGAGGCGCCGCCGTTCGGCCCGCTCGGCCGCGTCGAGGCCAGCGGCGCGGTGACCATGCGGCGGCTGCCGGTGCGGCGCCGGGGCATGCCCGCGCCCAGCCTCGCGAACCTTGAAGCATTGCCGCGCGTGGACATCGTCATGTCGTACGCCGGCGCCGACCGCACCGCGATCGATGCGCTGGTGGCTGCCGGCTGCGCGGGCCTTGTCAGCGCGGGACTGCCGCCTGGCCGGCCGGCGAATGCCGAGGCGCAGGGCCTGGCCGACGCCGTGCGCGCCGGTACCACCGTGGTCCAGTCCACCCGCGCGTCGCGCGGCATGGTGCCGCCGCAGGCGTTCCTGCGCGCCGCCGGCGTGCTGGCGGGTGGCGACCTGTCGCCGCAGAAGCTGCGCATCTTGCTGATGCTGGCGCTGACGCAGACCCGCGATCCTGGGTTGCTGCAGCAGTGGCTGCTTGAGAACTGAGTTGCCCCACAACACACATAAGGAGACAGCGATGTCCGAACTCGATATTCATCAACTGCTCGACCTGGTGAACACCCGTCAGGTGGAAACCGGCGACGCACGCGTGCGCGCCATTACCGCGCGTATTGTCAGCGACCTGTTCCACACCATCGACGAATTCGACGTCAAGCCGGACGAATTCTGGGCCGCAACGAAGTGGCTGACCCGGCTGGGCAAGGCCGACATGGTCGGCCTCATTACCGCCGGCCTGGGCTTCGACCGGCTGCTCGATATTCGCGAGGACGAGGCTGACCGCGCGGCCCAGCGCGCGCTGGGCACGCCGCGCGCGATCGAAGGCCCGCTCTATATTGCCGGCGCGCCGCTGCACCAGCACGAGGTGAAGCTCGATGAAGGCAACGAAGGCAAGGGCCAACCACTGGTGATGGAAGGCCGCGTCCTCGACGTGCAGGGCAATCCTGTCCCGAACGCGGTGGTCGATGTCTGGCATTGCAACGAACTGGGCCGCTATTCCCATTTCGACCCGGATCAGCCGGACTATAACCTGCGCCGACGCATCCAGGCCGACGGCGAGGGCGCCTACCGTTTCCGCAGCTTCCTCCCGCCGGGATACGCCATTCCGCCGAACAGCCCGGTCTCCGAACTCTTTGCACTGCTTGGCCGCCACGGGAACCGCCCGGCCCATATCCATTTCCTCGTCTCGGGCGGCGCAAAGCGTGCCCTGACCACGCAGATCAATATTCCGGGCGACACTTTCCTGGACGACGATTTTGCGTTCGCCACCCGCGACGGGCTGGTCGTTGAGCTGGAAACGGTGCAGAGCGCGGCAGGCTATGAATCCCTCGGTTTGCAGGCGCCATTCACCCGCGTTCGCTTCGATTTCCGCTTGCAGGACGTGCTCAACGAGGACGAAGCCACCCCCGCCAGCCGCTACGCCAGGGCCGCGTGATTCATGCCATTCAGATAACGCTTTAACCGCTACCGTCATTCCCGCTAAAGCCTTTTCAGAGCACGTAAGCGGGAATCCAGTGTCTCCAGGAGCCAAGGGTCCCCGCTTTCGCGGGGACAACGGTGGGTCGTCCTCTTCAGCAAAGCATCGACCACAGCACTGAGAAACAGGGAAACGCAAATTGACTAACTACGGGCGAACGTTACTTGCTGTTCTTTCGGCGGCCCCTCTGATGGCCGCCGCGCAATCGGTCACGATCTACGGTGTGGTCGATACCGGCGTGGAGTACGTGAACAATATCGGCGCACGCAAGAGTAGCGTGGTCCGCATGCCAAGCCTGACAGGGATGGTGCCGTCACGGTGGGGAATGCGGGGGAGCGAAGACCTCGGCGGGGGGCTGAAAAGCATATTTGTGCTGGAGTCCGGCTTCGCTCCGGATTCCGGCGTGTCCAACCAGGGTGGCCGCCTGTTTGGCCGGCAAGCGCTGGTAGGCCTGTCGGGCAACTGGGGTCAGGTTGCGTTCGGCCGGCAGTACACCATGCTGTTCTGGGCCATGCTCGATCCGGACATCCTTGGACCGAACGTCTACGGGTCCGCTTCGCTGGATAGCTATATCCCCAATACGCGCGCCGACAATGCCATCTCCTACAAGGGCACGTTTGGCGGGCTGACCTTGGGCGCGACTTATAGCTTCGGTCGCGACACGGTCAACGCCGGACCGAGTCCCTCCGGGGCCAATTGCGCTGGCGAGAACGCGGCCGATCCGCGGGCATGCCGGGAATGGTCTGCCCTGCTGCAGTACAGCACCGGCTGGTGGGGCGTTGCCGCGGCCTACGATTCGCTGCGCGGTGGTCCCGGCGCGTTTGGCGGCCTGACCAAAAGCAGCTTCACGGACGATCGCCTGTCGCTCAATGGCTACATGATTCTCGCGAAGACCAAGCTGGGCCTGGGCTGGCTGCGTCGCGACAACGATAGCAGCCCGACACCGCGTAGCGATCTGTGGTATGCCGGCGCTGCCTATGACATCACGCCGGCGTTCACACTCGCCGGCCAGGTCTATTACCAGCGATACCACCACAGCGACAACAAGGCCATGCTGTACGCATTGCGCGGCAGCTACGCTTTCTCCAAACGCACCTCGGTGTACGCCACTGCCGGCTTCATCGACAACGGCGGTCAGCTTGCCGCGTCGGTCAGCGGCGGGCAGACCGGCTCAAATCCCGTACCCGGCGGCAATCAGTTCGGCACCATGATCGGCATCAAGCACGTCTTCTAGACGCTGCGACTTCGCCGCCCCGCGGAACGCATGGAAGCCTCACTGAAGACGGAGCTGCGAAATTAATGAAGCTATGCTCATTCCGAAACAGCTCGGCAAGCCGACGCGTGCGGATCGCGACTGCGCTGAAGGGCGCTAGTCTTGATATTGTAGAAATCGACCTACCTGCCGGTGAGCAGTTCGGTCATGAGTACCTTTCCGTTAATCCGCAAGGCTTGGTGCCGGCGTTGATCACGGATGACGGGCTTGTGGTTACGCAATCGCTTGCCATCCTGACTTGGTTGGATGCCAAATTTCCAGAGCCGGTATTGCTTGGCCTGACCCAGGCATGCCGCGTGAAAATTCTGGAGTTCCTTAGTGTCGTTGGCTGCGATGTTCATCCGCTTCAGGGGCTAAGGCTTTCGCGATGGCTTGACGAAGCCGGATCGCCGCCGGAAGCCTTTTCGGTCATTGCCAGACGCGCTATATCCGATGGATTGGCGACTTGCGAGCAACTCGTGCATGGCGGAACCCAAAGGTTTTGCTTCTCCAATGAACCTTCGGCTGCAGATATCTGGCTGATTCCGCAGCTGAATAATGCAAGGCGGTTCGGAGTTGACATTACCTCCTACCCGAGGCTAGTCGGCATCGAACAGAGTTGCCTTGCATTGCCTGCGTTTCGCGACGCTTGACGACCTCCGCACATGCGAACGTGCTGCTTGTCGGAGCCACGGCGCTCCAGGCAAAAGCGACCTGCAGCGGTGGATTGCTGCAACTTCTATTTCCGTCTGCAGGATGCGCTGAGCGAGGACGAGGTAACGCCAGCCAGTCGCTATGTCATGTCGGGGGCGTGATCCCCTAAAAGCGGCCGTCATAAGCGAGGGACACACGTGTCCGGACGCTGCCTGACGGCTGCCGTCGTATCTTCGTTGTGGTCGCCGCATGCCAGTTCTGGCCCCCTTGCGGCCCTGCGGCCATCCCCCTTCTGGCCACGCCTTCCCCCGGCAGTGCACCGATTACCCTTCGTCCGCTGATTGCGCGGCGAAGCATCGGTGTGCGCCTGCGGTCGCTCCCGTGAAGGTTCAAATTGACCCCTCCGGAGGCCCATTGGCCTTGTCGGCGGGGCGCACCTCAGGACGGTGACGACAAAAGTCTGCGTGGAGAACAAGGTCGGACGAGCGCTTTTGGTGTTGCTGTTCACTGTTGGTTGCCACCCTGTATGACGTCGACGTCAGCCGGTCAATCGCTATGCTGGCGTACACTTTTGGTTGCCGTGATCCCCGCCCCACATCAGACCGTTACCCCATCATGAAGCTGCATCAGTTTCGCGCACTGGTTGCGATTGCCGATAGCGGCAGCATTCGGAATGCCGCCCGGAATACGGACTACTCCCCAGCCGCAATCACCAAAGCAGTGCGTGAGCTGGAAGAGGAGGTGGGGGTTACCTTGATCGTTCGCGAGACCACGGGCATCACGCTGACGCCAGCGGGACAGGTCCTGCTCGAGCATGCGCGTTTCACAATGGGGGCGATCGCACGCGCTCGCGAGGAAATGGAGGCCTTCGCCAGT harbors:
- a CDS encoding asparaginase, with product MNAVADTIAMSAGNTAQPRIAVIGTGGTFAMHARHRFDWVEYGESGVVHPIEKLLDDLGSLGDVADAVELVPVPFRALGSTGITQADWLALARLIEDSARRDPGLAGFVITHGTATLEETAWFLDLALTLDQPIVITGAQRPANTAGSDVPANLRAALAVAQSGAARGAGVLVVMDGHIFAARDVTKAASFDLNAFEAPPFGPLGRVEASGAVTMRRLPVRRRGMPAPSLANLEALPRVDIVMSYAGADRTAIDALVAAGCAGLVSAGLPPGRPANAEAQGLADAVRAGTTVVQSTRASRGMVPPQAFLRAAGVLAGGDLSPQKLRILLMLALTQTRDPGLLQQWLLEN
- a CDS encoding dioxygenase family protein — translated: MSELDIHQLLDLVNTRQVETGDARVRAITARIVSDLFHTIDEFDVKPDEFWAATKWLTRLGKADMVGLITAGLGFDRLLDIREDEADRAAQRALGTPRAIEGPLYIAGAPLHQHEVKLDEGNEGKGQPLVMEGRVLDVQGNPVPNAVVDVWHCNELGRYSHFDPDQPDYNLRRRIQADGEGAYRFRSFLPPGYAIPPNSPVSELFALLGRHGNRPAHIHFLVSGGAKRALTTQINIPGDTFLDDDFAFATRDGLVVELETVQSAAGYESLGLQAPFTRVRFDFRLQDVLNEDEATPASRYARAA
- a CDS encoding porin, with the translated sequence MTNYGRTLLAVLSAAPLMAAAQSVTIYGVVDTGVEYVNNIGARKSSVVRMPSLTGMVPSRWGMRGSEDLGGGLKSIFVLESGFAPDSGVSNQGGRLFGRQALVGLSGNWGQVAFGRQYTMLFWAMLDPDILGPNVYGSASLDSYIPNTRADNAISYKGTFGGLTLGATYSFGRDTVNAGPSPSGANCAGENAADPRACREWSALLQYSTGWWGVAAAYDSLRGGPGAFGGLTKSSFTDDRLSLNGYMILAKTKLGLGWLRRDNDSSPTPRSDLWYAGAAYDITPAFTLAGQVYYQRYHHSDNKAMLYALRGSYAFSKRTSVYATAGFIDNGGQLAASVSGGQTGSNPVPGGNQFGTMIGIKHVF
- the maiA gene encoding maleylacetoacetate isomerase, whose translation is MKLCSFRNSSASRRVRIATALKGASLDIVEIDLPAGEQFGHEYLSVNPQGLVPALITDDGLVVTQSLAILTWLDAKFPEPVLLGLTQACRVKILEFLSVVGCDVHPLQGLRLSRWLDEAGSPPEAFSVIARRAISDGLATCEQLVHGGTQRFCFSNEPSAADIWLIPQLNNARRFGVDITSYPRLVGIEQSCLALPAFRDA